In Methanococcoides methylutens, the following proteins share a genomic window:
- the mtaB gene encoding methanol--corrinoid protein co-methyltransferase MtaB, translating to MDIKRYTKMAYDDFEDMVFGHSLYPISTGFDLEIGAGYTSAEVNYAPRPSSGESKEKLIAEYEKITTDILQRMVQVGFPSVVLETEHVLQMTTNPEWGAEVAHAQKTIMEEYYDEYGIKCALRNTLADIRGGRESLDLRGDPYDVLMESFEQVASSGADMLSIESLGGKGAFDSAILRNDIPGILFSIGILGTIDVEFIWSEISSIAKKHNVIAAGDTDCSQANTAMFIAGGLLDRKLAHTMAIVARAISAPRSLAAYEAGAVGPGKDCGYENTIIKAITGYPISQEGKASTCAHSDLMGNLVMQCCDLWSNESVEYHGEFGGTSVQCWGETLSYDCSMLNAAIEAGYGKVFRDVLMVSDRYRDPQAFMLAFDNAYRIGEAIVKDGDDIYLRSRNAAIEACDIIEAGSKGQLELSKFEKASLANATKILNSLTDEKDVFIEEQMDKFKAEMPEFRPENYGY from the coding sequence TTTTGAGGACATGGTCTTCGGACATTCCCTTTATCCCATAAGTACTGGCTTTGATCTTGAGATCGGAGCCGGTTATACTTCTGCAGAAGTGAATTATGCACCCCGTCCATCCTCAGGAGAATCTAAAGAGAAACTTATCGCAGAATATGAAAAGATCACAACTGATATCCTTCAAAGGATGGTTCAGGTGGGCTTTCCTTCTGTAGTGCTTGAGACCGAACATGTTCTTCAGATGACCACTAATCCTGAATGGGGAGCAGAGGTCGCACATGCTCAGAAGACCATCATGGAAGAATATTACGATGAATATGGTATCAAATGCGCATTGCGCAATACTCTTGCCGATATCCGCGGAGGTCGTGAAAGTCTTGACCTGCGTGGAGATCCTTATGATGTTCTTATGGAATCTTTTGAACAGGTAGCGTCCAGCGGTGCGGATATGCTTTCGATCGAATCACTTGGAGGAAAGGGTGCTTTTGACTCCGCGATCCTGCGTAACGACATACCTGGAATTTTGTTCTCAATAGGAATTCTTGGAACTATTGATGTTGAATTCATCTGGTCCGAGATAAGCAGCATCGCAAAGAAACACAATGTTATTGCTGCAGGAGATACCGATTGTTCACAGGCAAACACTGCTATGTTCATTGCAGGAGGTCTCCTTGACAGAAAACTTGCTCACACAATGGCTATAGTTGCAAGAGCTATATCTGCACCAAGATCGCTTGCTGCATACGAGGCAGGAGCAGTCGGACCAGGAAAGGATTGTGGTTACGAGAATACGATCATAAAGGCAATTACAGGTTACCCCATTTCACAGGAAGGAAAGGCTTCCACCTGCGCTCATTCGGATCTGATGGGCAATCTTGTCATGCAGTGCTGTGATCTCTGGTCTAATGAGTCTGTAGAATATCACGGCGAATTTGGTGGTACAAGTGTCCAGTGCTGGGGTGAAACACTATCCTATGATTGCTCAATGTTGAATGCGGCTATTGAAGCTGGTTATGGAAAAGTGTTCAGGGATGTGCTTATGGTTTCGGATCGTTACCGTGATCCTCAGGCCTTCATGCTTGCATTTGATAATGCGTACAGGATAGGAGAAGCCATCGTAAAGGATGGGGATGACATCTATTTACGTTCCAGGAACGCTGCAATTGAAGCCTGTGATATTATTGAAGCAGGTTCAAAGGGACAGTTAGAACTTTCCAAGTTCGAGAAAGCATCTCTGGCAAATGCTACTAAGATACTTAATTCCCTTACCGATGAAAAAGATGTTTTTATTGAAGAGCAAATGGACAAATTCAAAGCTGAAATGCCTGAATTCAGACCTGAAAATTATGGTTATTAA
- the mtaC gene encoding methanol--corrinoid protein MtaC, whose translation MTSLDIDPSEILVRYNVKMEKAMTPEDAAAELYPKEELFRPIAEAIFEGEEDDVIEGLEAAIAAGKDPIALIDDALMVGMKVVTDLYDEGIIFLPNVMMSADAMLDGIEFCKGQSNEAPVSKGKVVCHVAEGDVHDIGKSIVAALLRANGYEVVDLGRDVPVDEVIEAVKAENPIMLTGTALMTTTMYAFKAVNDRLLEAGLKVPFACGGGAVNQDFVATYDLGVYGEEAADAPKMADKIVAGASISALKEEFHKH comes from the coding sequence ATGACCAGTCTCGATATAGACCCCAGTGAAATTCTGGTAAGGTACAATGTAAAAATGGAAAAGGCAATGACGCCTGAAGACGCTGCAGCTGAACTCTATCCAAAGGAAGAGTTATTCAGACCAATTGCAGAAGCTATCTTTGAAGGCGAGGAAGACGACGTTATCGAAGGCCTTGAAGCTGCAATCGCTGCAGGCAAGGATCCAATTGCATTGATCGACGATGCCCTTATGGTAGGTATGAAGGTTGTCACAGATCTGTACGACGAAGGAATAATTTTCCTGCCAAACGTCATGATGTCTGCAGATGCAATGCTCGATGGTATCGAATTCTGTAAAGGACAATCTAACGAAGCTCCTGTTTCAAAGGGCAAGGTCGTATGCCACGTAGCAGAAGGAGATGTTCACGATATCGGTAAATCCATTGTTGCTGCACTTCTCAGGGCAAACGGATATGAAGTAGTTGACCTTGGACGTGACGTTCCTGTGGACGAAGTTATCGAGGCTGTCAAAGCTGAGAACCCAATCATGCTTACAGGTACTGCACTGATGACAACAACAATGTACGCTTTCAAGGCTGTCAATGACAGGCTTCTTGAAGCAGGTCTTAAGGTCCCATTCGCCTGCGGTGGCGGAGCAGTTAATCAGGACTTTGTTGCTACCTATGACCTGGGTGTCTACGGTGAAGAAGCTGCTGACGCACCAAAGATGGCAGATAAGATAGTTGCCGGTGCAAGTATTAGCGCACTGAAAGAGGAATTCCATAAACACTAA
- the mtaB gene encoding methanol--corrinoid protein co-methyltransferase MtaB: MAINRYTKMAYGSADDMIFGKSKFPVKAGLDLEIGGGYTSPEVNYAPRPEAGASKEKLVKEYQRITTDIMNRMVQVGFPSVVLETEHVEQMTNNPTWGGEVAHAQKEIMEEFHDEYGIKCALRHTPGDIREDRDFLGLRGDKFNVLMESFEEVAANGADLLSVESMGGKEVFDYAILRNDVPGMLYAIGCLGTMDMDFLWQEIASVAKKHNVVAAGDTDCSEANTAMFIGGGLLDKNLAHTLAIIARAISAPRSLAAYEAGAVGPGKDCGYENTVIKAITGMPMTQEGKTSTCAHSDVMGNLVMQCCDLWSNESVEYHAEFGGTSVQCWSESLGYDCALMNTALATGQEKTLRDLFTLSDKYRDPQGYVLAYDNAYRVGEAIVKDGNDIYLRAKNAAIKSVEIMEEGAAGKLDLTRFEMGALTDAKAALEALTDDQDTFMSDCMAKYKEEVKVFLPENYGL; this comes from the coding sequence ATGGCAATCAACAGATACACAAAAATGGCATATGGCAGTGCAGATGATATGATCTTCGGTAAGTCAAAGTTCCCTGTAAAGGCAGGACTTGATCTCGAGATCGGTGGCGGATACACATCCCCTGAAGTAAACTATGCTCCAAGACCTGAAGCAGGTGCATCAAAGGAGAAACTCGTCAAGGAATACCAGAGGATCACCACAGATATCATGAACCGTATGGTTCAGGTAGGTTTCCCATCTGTAGTACTCGAAACAGAACACGTCGAGCAGATGACCAACAACCCAACATGGGGAGGAGAGGTCGCACACGCACAGAAAGAGATCATGGAAGAGTTCCACGATGAGTACGGCATCAAATGTGCATTAAGACACACACCTGGTGATATCCGTGAAGATCGTGACTTCCTTGGCCTTAGAGGAGATAAGTTCAATGTCCTGATGGAGTCCTTTGAAGAGGTTGCTGCAAACGGTGCTGACCTTCTTTCTGTAGAATCAATGGGTGGTAAGGAAGTATTCGATTATGCTATCCTGAGGAACGATGTTCCTGGTATGCTCTATGCTATTGGATGCCTTGGTACCATGGATATGGATTTCCTCTGGCAGGAGATCGCCAGTGTTGCAAAGAAGCACAACGTCGTTGCAGCTGGTGATACTGACTGTTCCGAAGCAAATACTGCAATGTTCATTGGTGGCGGTCTGCTTGACAAGAACCTTGCTCACACTCTTGCAATCATTGCAAGGGCTATCTCAGCACCAAGATCACTCGCAGCATACGAGGCAGGAGCTGTAGGTCCAGGTAAGGACTGTGGATATGAGAACACCGTAATAAAGGCAATCACAGGTATGCCAATGACACAGGAAGGTAAGACTTCCACATGTGCACACTCTGATGTCATGGGTAACCTTGTCATGCAGTGCTGTGACCTCTGGTCAAACGAGTCTGTAGAATACCACGCAGAGTTCGGTGGTACATCCGTACAGTGCTGGTCAGAGTCCCTCGGCTACGACTGTGCTTTGATGAACACTGCACTTGCAACAGGCCAGGAGAAGACCCTCAGAGACTTGTTCACACTTTCCGACAAGTACAGGGATCCACAGGGCTATGTTCTTGCATATGACAATGCATACCGCGTTGGTGAGGCAATTGTCAAGGACGGAAACGACATCTACCTCCGTGCAAAGAATGCTGCAATCAAGTCTGTAGAGATCATGGAAGAAGGTGCTGCTGGCAAGCTCGACCTCACAAGGTTCGAGATGGGTGCACTCACAGATGCAAAGGCTGCACTGGAAGCACTTACAGACGACCAGGACACCTTCATGAGCGACTGCATGGCTAAGTACAAGGAAGAAGTCAAGGTATTCCTGCCTGAGAACTACGGTCTCTAA
- a CDS encoding acetate uptake transporter, with protein MTNNEETPENCILCKPENEFHIIDKTSDHAPLGFMGLGLAATMLGLMGSGFFADATMVVSMSIFLGGFAQVFAGIEGWKKGDVFGATAFSAFGLFWFSFAFILMSTGLASGVLGAASAASVGFYLLIWGLVSLVLLLVTFKIGIKAIIVVFVTLTLTFLLNAAANFGIGVGSLAGYMTLLLGLSAMYTSLALVTNSVFGKTVVPL; from the coding sequence TTGACAAATAATGAAGAGACACCAGAGAACTGTATTTTATGTAAGCCTGAGAATGAATTTCACATAATCGATAAAACATCAGATCATGCACCACTCGGATTCATGGGACTTGGTCTTGCTGCTACAATGCTTGGCCTGATGGGGTCAGGATTCTTTGCAGATGCTACGATGGTAGTATCAATGTCCATCTTCCTTGGTGGATTTGCACAAGTATTTGCAGGTATTGAAGGCTGGAAGAAAGGAGATGTTTTCGGAGCAACAGCATTCTCAGCCTTTGGTTTATTCTGGTTCTCCTTTGCGTTCATACTGATGTCCACAGGACTTGCAAGTGGTGTTCTCGGTGCAGCCAGTGCAGCATCCGTTGGTTTCTACCTTCTTATATGGGGTCTGGTTTCCCTGGTCCTATTGCTTGTTACATTCAAAATCGGCATCAAGGCAATAATTGTGGTATTCGTCACACTCACACTGACATTTTTACTGAATGCAGCAGCAAACTTTGGAATTGGAGTTGGTTCACTTGCAGGTTATATGACCTTATTACTTGGTCTTTCTGCAATGTATACTTCACTTGCACTTGTAACGAATTCCGTATTTGGCAAGACAGTTGTACCACTGTAA
- a CDS encoding cation diffusion facilitator family transporter, with translation MKNEGINMWTIYSIKGISFAFLLVYLAIAMLELTIGIYAGLSAIESIGYYSLFICIIGSARIFVPQIVSQFTDKDHPYGYKKYGSLMSLFVALMFVLFGIYVLKTMITAISVDNYYKFYPFVLATLFVAIILDILILKNKKEEAFLGLKDIFTPSMVETDLLLSIVVAGILISGTIYPLAEILVVFLIVAFLFKECASIIVESSNTLCDGCRLDENTVCRIVNSIDGVEDCYMVRAHGASQSIFVDLRVKVLSDMHIRDTQRLVARIENDLKRTYRGVSDVFVHVEPL, from the coding sequence ATGAAAAATGAAGGGATCAATATGTGGACCATCTATTCAATAAAGGGAATATCATTTGCCTTCCTTTTAGTTTACCTGGCAATTGCAATGCTTGAATTAACTATAGGAATTTATGCTGGCCTCTCTGCAATTGAATCAATTGGATATTATTCGCTGTTTATTTGTATAATCGGATCTGCCAGAATATTTGTTCCACAGATAGTCTCTCAGTTTACCGACAAAGATCATCCATATGGATACAAAAAATATGGTTCATTGATGTCTCTTTTTGTTGCCTTAATGTTTGTTCTGTTTGGCATCTATGTTCTAAAAACGATGATTACAGCTATATCAGTCGATAATTATTACAAATTTTATCCATTTGTACTTGCCACATTGTTTGTTGCAATAATTCTGGATATTTTAATATTAAAAAACAAAAAAGAGGAAGCATTCTTAGGACTAAAAGATATTTTCACTCCATCTATGGTGGAAACCGACCTTTTATTATCAATTGTAGTTGCAGGGATTCTGATATCCGGAACAATCTATCCACTGGCAGAAATTCTGGTCGTATTTCTTATCGTTGCATTTCTTTTCAAGGAGTGTGCATCCATCATTGTCGAATCCAGTAATACATTATGTGATGGCTGTAGGCTAGATGAAAATACTGTATGCAGAATAGTGAATTCGATAGATGGAGTGGAGGATTGCTATATGGTTCGTGCGCATGGAGCTTCGCAGAGCATTTTTGTTGATCTCCGTGTTAAAGTGTTGTCTGATATGCATATAAGGGACACACAAAGGTTGGTGGCACGCATCGAAAATGATCTGAAAAGAACTTATAGAGGGGTTTCGGACGTATTTGTTCACGTCGAACCCCTGTGA
- a CDS encoding hydantoinase/oxoprolinase N-terminal domain-containing protein, translating into MQYSLGIDAGGTYTDAILVRDADRSVVTSNKALTTYPDLIEGIQNAINGIDEEYLRKVKLVSLSTTLATNTVLEDTGYPVGLILAGDHNIEKDFPTNDIIFVSGGHDHMGEEMAPLDIEAVKNFVLRVKDNVSAFAVSGHFSIRNPEHELRVKEMITKLTGKPVVCGHELSQDIGAYERSVTAYLNAQLLPVGKHFINAIISEMKRRQMDARLIMLKCDGSVVGIRDALERPIETIFSGPAASLIGASYLSDIDTCAVIDVGGTSTDVSMLCENVPDLSEAGAIVGGWQTKVKAIHMETSAMGGDSHIWTKDKNIHIGPRRVEPLCLAAVKYKGFLEKLKRIVVPSRRLFDENIQPTKFFVRTNHEIVELTENEEMVLSVIGIDPVSFDDMSNRLKKPPSSFVLSSLIKKRLIQAIGFTPTDVLHVLGEYNEWNSEASKLGADVIAKLNNTGKYELSASLKKRFARNMSLELMSYILPGVDRSGIEKIVDGKFKAKFDVEIPVILLGGPVIAYKDEVRSFINADVIVPDHAEVGNAAGALFGKGIKRIEIMIKPVSVNDPDRDFFVFSPDGRLKFDTYVQALTFANDHGRSMAYSYMSECGIRESNVNVTVTEKHVSPEGWRHPPMESKITFVGVGII; encoded by the coding sequence ATGCAGTATAGTTTAGGCATTGATGCAGGCGGAACATATACGGACGCGATACTTGTGAGGGATGCGGACAGATCGGTAGTGACTTCCAATAAGGCACTGACAACATATCCTGATCTGATCGAGGGAATTCAGAATGCAATTAATGGAATTGATGAAGAATACCTGAGAAAAGTAAAACTTGTGTCGCTTTCCACAACACTTGCCACAAATACTGTTCTTGAAGATACCGGCTATCCGGTAGGTCTTATTCTTGCAGGTGATCATAATATTGAGAAGGATTTCCCAACGAATGATATCATTTTTGTTTCAGGTGGCCATGACCATATGGGAGAAGAAATGGCACCTTTGGATATAGAAGCTGTGAAGAACTTCGTTCTGAGGGTAAAGGATAATGTATCAGCTTTTGCTGTATCCGGACATTTTAGCATACGCAATCCTGAACATGAACTCCGGGTAAAGGAGATGATCACAAAGCTCACAGGTAAACCGGTAGTATGTGGGCATGAACTTTCCCAGGATATAGGTGCCTATGAGAGATCAGTAACAGCTTATCTTAACGCACAATTACTCCCTGTTGGAAAACATTTCATTAATGCAATAATATCCGAAATGAAGAGAAGGCAGATGGATGCAAGGCTCATCATGCTCAAATGCGATGGTTCTGTGGTTGGTATCAGGGATGCACTGGAAAGACCCATCGAAACGATATTCTCAGGTCCTGCTGCAAGTCTGATCGGTGCCTCCTATCTTTCTGATATTGATACATGCGCTGTCATAGATGTTGGTGGTACAAGTACTGACGTTTCCATGCTTTGTGAAAACGTTCCGGACCTCAGTGAAGCAGGTGCAATTGTTGGTGGCTGGCAGACAAAGGTCAAGGCAATTCATATGGAAACATCTGCAATGGGTGGTGACAGCCATATCTGGACCAAGGACAAAAACATCCACATCGGTCCCAGGAGAGTAGAACCTTTATGTCTTGCTGCTGTTAAATATAAAGGATTTCTCGAAAAATTAAAGAGAATTGTAGTTCCTTCTCGCAGGCTTTTTGATGAGAATATCCAGCCAACCAAGTTCTTTGTAAGAACTAACCATGAGATCGTTGAACTGACAGAGAATGAGGAGATGGTCCTGTCTGTGATAGGTATAGATCCTGTTTCGTTCGATGATATGAGTAACAGACTTAAAAAACCCCCATCTTCCTTTGTATTGAGCTCTCTCATAAAGAAAAGATTAATCCAGGCCATCGGTTTTACACCAACAGATGTACTGCATGTTCTTGGTGAGTATAATGAATGGAACTCAGAGGCATCCAAATTGGGTGCTGATGTCATTGCAAAGCTGAACAATACCGGTAAATATGAGCTTTCTGCCTCTCTTAAAAAAAGATTTGCCAGGAACATGTCACTTGAACTGATGTCTTATATCCTTCCGGGAGTGGACCGTTCAGGAATTGAAAAGATCGTTGATGGAAAGTTCAAGGCAAAGTTCGACGTGGAAATTCCAGTAATACTTCTTGGAGGGCCTGTAATAGCCTATAAGGATGAGGTCAGATCTTTCATAAACGCTGACGTGATAGTTCCGGATCATGCTGAAGTGGGTAATGCTGCAGGTGCTCTTTTTGGCAAAGGCATCAAAAGGATCGAAATTATGATAAAACCGGTTTCAGTGAATGATCCAGATAGGGATTTCTTTGTATTCTCTCCTGATGGAAGGCTAAAGTTTGACACATACGTACAGGCATTAACTTTTGCTAACGATCATGGCAGATCGATGGCCTATAGCTACATGAGTGAATGTGGTATTCGGGAAAGTAACGTTAATGTAACGGTAACGGAAAAGCATGTTTCACCGGAAGGCTGGCGCCATCCACCGATGGAGTCAAAAATAACTTTTGTTGGTGTCGGTATTATTTGA